One Mycolicibacterium sp. TUM20985 genomic window, TGACGTGCGGCTTGTTCCGCTCGAACTTCGCCTTCGCCACTTCTGTGTCCTCCTGGACTTTGTTGGTGCTCTTCTAAAGCAGGGTTGATCTTTGCAGTTGTTCTTCGCCGCGGTAACGACGGGTCGGTTACTGACCCGTCGCCTTCGCGATGATCTCCTTCGACACGTTCGCCGGAACTTCGGCGTAGGAGTCGAACACCATGGAGTAGTTCGCCCGGCCCTGGGTCTTCGACCGTAGGTCTCCGACGTAGCCGAACATCTCCGACAGCGGCACAGTCGCCCGCACGACGCGGGCTCCACTGCGCTCCTCCATGGCTTGAATCTGACCACGGCGGGAGTTCAGGTCGCCAATCACTTCGCCCATGTAGTCCTCTGGCGTGGTGACCTCGACGGCCATGACGGGCTCCAGGATGGTCGGCTGCGCTTGCGCGGCAGCCTTCTTCAGCACCTGGGACCCGGCGATCTTGAAGGCCATCTCCGACGAGTCGACGTCATGGTATGCGCCGTCGAGCAGGGTCAGCTTCACGTTCACCAGCGGGTAGCCGGCGAGCACGCCGTACTGCATGGCGTCCTGCGCACCGGCATCCACCGACGGGATGTACTCGCGCGGGATGCGGCCGCCGGAAACTTTGTTCTCGAATTCGTAGGTCGCGCCGTCTTCGCCGCTGAACGGCTCGATGCTGACGAGAACCTTCGCGAACTGGCCGGAGCCACCGGTCTGCTTCTTGTGCGTGAACTCGACCTTCTCGACCTTGCGCTTGATGGTCTCCTTGTAGGCGACCTGCGGCTTGCCGACGTTGGCCTCGACCTTGAACTCGCGACGCATCCGGTCGACGAGGATGTCGAGGTGAAGTTCGCCCATGCCGCCGATGACGGTCTGGCCGGTCTCCGAGTCCTGGTGGACCTTGAAGGTCGGGTCTTCCTCGGCGAGCTTCTGGATCGCCAGGGACAGCTTCTCCTGGTCGCTCTTCGTCTTGGGCTCGATGGCCACCTCGATCACCGGATCGGGGAACGTCATCGACTCGAGCACGACCTGCTGCTGCGAATCGCTGAGGGTGTCACCGGTGGTGGTGTCCTTCAGACCGATCACGGCGTAGATGTGACCTGCGGCGGCCGTCTCGACCGGGTTCTCCTTGTTGGAGTGCATCTGGAACAGCTTGCCCAGACGCTCCTTCTTGCCCTTGGTCGCGTTGATGACCTGGGC contains:
- the fusA gene encoding elongation factor G, whose product is MAQDVLTDLTKVRNIGIMAHIDAGKTTTTERILYYTGISYKIGEVHDGAATMDWMEQEQERGITITSAATTCFWDGNQINIIDTPGHVDFTVEVERSLRVLDGAVAVFDGKEGVEPQSEQVWRQADKYDVPRICFVNKMDKIGADFYFTVRTIEERLGARALAIQLPIGSEGDFEGIVDLVEMKAKVWRGETKLGETYETIDIPAELQEQADEYRTKLLETVAETDETLLEKYFGGEELTVEEIKGAIRKLTVNSEIYPVLCGSAFKNKGVQPMLDAVIDYLPSPLDVESVTGHVPGKEDELVTRKPSTTEPFSALAFKVATHPFFGKLTYVRVYSGKVDSGAQVINATKGKKERLGKLFQMHSNKENPVETAAAGHIYAVIGLKDTTTGDTLSDSQQQVVLESMTFPDPVIEVAIEPKTKSDQEKLSLAIQKLAEEDPTFKVHQDSETGQTVIGGMGELHLDILVDRMRREFKVEANVGKPQVAYKETIKRKVEKVEFTHKKQTGGSGQFAKVLVSIEPFSGEDGATYEFENKVSGGRIPREYIPSVDAGAQDAMQYGVLAGYPLVNVKLTLLDGAYHDVDSSEMAFKIAGSQVLKKAAAQAQPTILEPVMAVEVTTPEDYMGEVIGDLNSRRGQIQAMEERSGARVVRATVPLSEMFGYVGDLRSKTQGRANYSMVFDSYAEVPANVSKEIIAKATGQ